The Candidatus Woesearchaeota archaeon genome segment TGCTTCAAGATTGCGCTGTGTTGAAGGCTGACCTGGATAACCAAGCACTTCGCAAGGATACTCTTCTTCCAGAACGCGTCTAAATACGTCAGTTGCTAGTTCAAGCACGGAACTGCCCTTGAGTGCGTAATGTATACTTTCGTAACTGTGTTTGTAGGGGTTCATACCTTATCTCTCTGTCATTACTGCGCACGAATCCGTGCAGTATCTGTCACCTACCTCCCGATTTCGAGGTTCATTTAAAAACCTTGTGGGATTTGTTTGAGTGTGTGCGAGGAATCCTTTAAGAACAACCTTTATAAACCCCAAAATCTTTGTTACTGTTTGTAAGAGAGAATCAAAAAATGCTTATTTGGGCTTATTCTCTTGTTATACCTTAGGAAACGCCCGAAAAAAGACGAAATGGAAGAGAAAAGAAGAATTAAACCCTTAATGCCTAGTTTAAGGGAGAGAAAACGATACTTAGTGTATGAAACCATTTCTGAGAATCCAATTGAGCCCAAAATGGCGTTTAAAACAATAAAAAAGCAATTTCAATTACTTTTTGGTAGCATAGGTCTAAGCGAAGCGGGCCTTATGTTCATCAAAGACAAAGCGAGTACAACAAAAGGGGTTATTAGAGTGAAACATACCTATGTCAATAAACTAAAAATGAGTCTTGCCCTCATCGACCAAGTTGAGGGAGAAGACGCACTGATTCACAGCGTAGGGGTTACCGGGATCCTGAAAAAAACCGGGAAATACATCGCGTCATAGAAAAGGAGGAGAGACCATGCAGAATATGAATCATCAAGTTATGGGTTATGATCGAGCAATTACCATGTTCAGTCCAGATGGACGACTACTTCAAGTAGAATATGCAAAGAAGACGGTCAAACAAGGCTCAACCGCAATGGGACTCGTCTGCTCAGATGGAGTGTTACTCGTTGCTGATAAACGCATAGTAGATCCACTCATCGTTGCTGACAGTATTGAGAAAACATTTCAGATTGACGAGCACATCGCAGCAACTGCGTCAGGAATTATTTCTGATGCACGCGTTCTCATTGAACGTGCACAAGTTAAAGCACAACAACACAGAGTAACCTATGATACTCCAATTGACACTCTTGAAGTGGTAAAGAACATGTGTGATCTTAAGCAGCTTACCACGCAATCGGGAGGATTTAGACCTTTTGGTGTTTCAGTTCTTGTTGCAGGAATTGATCCTGAGGGTGAAGCCAAGCTCTTTCAAACAGATCCTACAGGAATTTTCTTTCAATTCAAAGCAGTTGTGATTGGTGAAGGAGAAGAAGCAATCACAGAAGTGCTTCACAAAAAATACAAACCAACGCTTACTATTGATCAAGGACTTAAACTTGCAATTGAAGCACTCAAGGAATTTGTTGAGGAAAAACTCACCTCTGATAGACTTGATGTCGCAATTATCCGTAAAGATGATTGCAGGTTTACCAAACTTTCCAATAAGGAAATTGATGCGGTGCTCAAATGAAAGACTTTAAGCAAAAACCAGGGGCATTAGGCCAAGAAAAAATTTCATTTAACGTTGCTCGTCTCAAAAAAGGAGGCGCGACGTTTGAAATAGCAATCGATCCTGATTTTGCGGTAAAGTATCATGAAGGTGAAGAGGATGTTGATGTTAAAGACGTGTTGCGATCACAACACATCTTTACTGATGTAAGCAGAGGTCTTCACGCTTCGGAAGAAGAACTTAAACGTGTGTTTGGAACTGATGACGAGCTTAAAGTTGCACAAATCATTCTTGATAGTGGAGAAATTCAATTCACACAAGAGTACCGTGAAAAGCTACGTGAGAAAAAGCTCAATCGCATCATTTCCCTGATCCAACGAAACGCTGTTGATCCTACAACAAAGTTACCTATTCCTCGATCGCGTATTGAAAACGCGGTGGAGCAGCTCAAGTTGAAAGTAAAAGAATTAGAACCTGTACAAAGGCAAGTTGATGACTTCGTTAAAAAAATGATGCCTCTCTTTCCCATTAGGTTAGAGCAGATAGTAGTTGAGTTGAGCATTCCTGGAACGTATGCTCATCAAAGCTATGGCATCCTCAAAAAGTTCGGAGAGATTCAAAAAGAAACCTGGGGACAAGATGGAGGACTTGTTGTCCACCTTGAGATTCCTGCGGGTGTTCAAAATGATCTTATCGACGAGCTTAACAACTTGTGCCATAGCGAAGTAGGATTCAAAATTATCAAAGAAGTATAAAAACCTCGTTTGTACACATCTACGCATAACCTTAACGTTTCCTATGCGGGGTTGGGTGGCGCGTAGGGTTGGTGCATAATGAAATGCACTTCAACATGTGTCAAAAAACAGAGGTTTTAGGAGAACAAGAAAATGAGTGAATTAAAAACGGAAAACCGCGCAATTGCTGTTCCTGGTGAAATACTCGCAACAGGAATGGACTTTTTACCAAGCTACGGGACATACCGATTTGGTGAAAATATTGTAGCAAAAGTGACTGGACTTGTCACAGTAGATGGAAAAGTGATTAAAATCACACCTCTTTCTGGAAGATATCTTCCAAAACGAGGAGATACGATCATCGCACAAGTAACAGAGATTCTCGCATCGGGCTGGAGGCTTGATATGAACTCTGCATACACTGCGATGCTCTCAATGAGAGATGCAAGCTCAGAATTCATAGATAAAGGAGCTGACCTCTCTCGCTTTTTCAACATAGGAGATTATGTTATTACAAAGATTGTAAATGTAACGTCACAAAAACTAACTGATGTTACTATGAGAGGACCTGGATTAAGAAAACTTAGAGGTGGGAGGATCTTTGACGTTAATACCAATAAGGTTCCTCGCATCATTGGAAAAGGCGGGTCAATGGTCTCAATGATTAAACAGGCAACTGGCTGTAAAATTCTTGTGGGACAAAACGGTCTTGTTTGGCTTTCAGGAGAAGATCCTAAAATGGAACTTCTAGCACAGAAAACCATCAAGATGATTGAACGAGACGCGCATCTTTCAGGTCTTACTGACAAGGTCAAAGAATACCTTGAGAAAGAAACAGGAAACACCATTGAAGTAAAAGAAAGGACTAATGGTAGTGACAAAGAGGGGGATGAGTAAAAATGGCTTACGAGAAAAGACCTGATGGAAGAGCATTTGATGAACTACGTCCTATTGAAGCAGAAGTAGGTGTTGTTCCTCGAGCAGTAGGTTCCGCACGCTTCAAAATTGGAAAAACCGAAGCAATTGCAGCAGTGTATGGACCTAAAGAGATGCATCCAAGATCTCTTTCAGATCCAAAACAAGGAGTGCTACGTTGCAACTACAATATGATGCCGTTTTCCGGCTCGGGAGATCGTGTTCGTCCAGGACAGAACAGACGAGCAAAAGAGATCTCCATGGTCACAGAAAACGCGCTTAAACCTGTTGTTGATCTTTCAATGTGGCCTGGAGCAGTAGTTGATGTATTCATAGAATTTCCTCAAACCGATGCAGGCTCACGCTGTGCAGGTATTTGTGCTGCTGCAATGGCTCTTGCAGATGCGGGAATTGTCATGCGTGACTTAGTCGCAGCTGTCTCTGTAGGCCGAGTTGATGATAAAATCGTTGTTGATCTTGACTATGCAGAAGAAGCATATCCTGATGGTCCCGTAGCAGACATTCCTCTTGCTATGGTTAATAACACAGGAGAAGTAACACTTCTTCAAATGGATGGAGAGATTACCAAAGATCAACTCATGCAAGCTCTTAAGCTTGGTGAAAAAGCGCTCAAAGAAATTAACAAGGCACAAGTAGCCGCGCTTAAAGCGAAATACGAAAGAAAATGAGTAAAGAATTACAAGTAGTAAGCAAAGAAACTCAAGAATCCATTCTTGATGCGATTTCTCGAGGTATGCGCTTTGATGGCAGACAACCTCTAGAATATCGTGATGTTAAGGTAACTTACGATGTTACGCGAAACGCTGAAGGGTCCTGCATTGTTCAAATAGGCGATACAAAAGTTATTGCGGGTGTAAAGATGGAAGTTATGAAACCCTATGCAGATGCTCCTGATAAAGGAAGTCTCATGGTTAATGTTGAACTACTTCCACTCTCATCCCCGAGTTTTGAGAGAGGGCCTCCTAGCATGGACGCAATTGAATATGCTCGTGTAACTGATAGGGCAATTCGCGAATCTGGCTGTATTGACTTCAAAGAACTCTGCATTGAAGAAGGTGAAGCTGCGTGGATGATCATTGTTGATGTCTGCACGCTTAACGATGCGGGAAATCTTCTTGATGCAATAGGACTTGCAGCAATTGGCGCAATTAAAAATGCAAAGTTCCCAGAACTTGTTGATGGTCAGCCAGACTACAAAAATCGCACAGATAAACCAATTCCGCTAAAACACATCCCCATCAGCTCAACAATCTATAAGGTGGGAGATCAACTCATTGCAGATCCAACAGAGTATGAGATGCCAGGGATTTCTGGACGTCTTACTGTGGGAGTGCTGGAGAGTGGTGAGCTGTGCTCTATGCAAAAGGGAGGAGAAGCAGTTTTCACCCTTGATGAAATCGAGCAAGCAATTGATTTCATCATAAAACAGAGTGAGAAATTGAGGAAGGCGCTATGAGCTTGACGAGATTTGAAAAGGCACGTTTGATTGGAGCACGCGCATTGCAGATCTCTATGGGTGCGCCTTACAAGATTGACATTTCAAAAGAAGATCTTGAGGCGATCAAATATAATCCCATTGAGATTGCAAAAAAAGAACTTGAAGCAGGAGTCTTGCCACTTAAAGTGGTTCGAAAGTAACTGCTAGTTTTGCGTTCTGCGCGTTTAATTTTTTTCAAATTTTTTTGTGACTTTTTTGTCCATGCAAAAAAGAGAAGACACACTGACGTTATTTCAGACCAGTGTTCCAGGGTCTCGTTCATCAACCTGTACGAAAACGTTGAATGTAAACTCTCAAACAACATGATTAACAACACCATAACAAAGGAGCTTCTTGACAAGTACTTCTCACTTACAGGAGAAGCATTGCAAAAAGTTAAGGATTCGGAAAAAGATGTGGAGCGCATCAATGAAGCAATGGATTTTTTAGATCTTGCACAGCGATACTATGCGGATGCACATCATTTCTTTACAAATGGTGAGTGGGTGCTTGCGTACGGCGCGTTATATTATGCGCACGCAATGCTTGATGCAGGAGCACGTTTAGGTTTGTTTAAAGTTGCTGATAGCAGATTATTTATTGTAGATGATTAGGTTACCTCTTTTCACATAGTCTGGGGGTGTAGGGTTGGAGCAGAGAGAGGGAGAGGTTTAGAATAGTTTTTTAAATTGCTTAGGGTATTTTGATGCGATGACCTTTGCAGAGACTTTGGAGGAACAGATCACAAAGCACCTTCCCAAAGACATACGTACTGTGTTTAAAGTGCGTGAAATGAGTTGGGGGCTAAGAGCAGATATCGCGTATCGTGCAAATTCTCGTGCTGATTTTCCGTATCTTTTGGAACTTGTTCGAGACCATTTTCAGGTTGAGGGGTGGGCTTTGCAGAAAAGAAGTTTACCCTTTCTTTCTGATTGTCACATTTTAGTTTATGATCCTGCTTGGGAGAGTTGTGTTATTGACGGTTCTACGCTTCCTGTTCTGCGCGAGAGGGTGCAGGTAAGAGCTGATTGCATTAAAGATGTGGATCGGTTTCTTTCGCTTGTAAGTTTGGTTTCTTTGTATATGGAACAAGCGCCTTACAGAACGTAATGTTTGCGTACGACCCCTTCATTTCTTATGGAAATAAACGTATAAATTACAAAAAGTCGTACTTAACGTACTAAATCTAATATATCGTATATGCGTAGTAGGTTGTAGGAGACAAGGAGATGAAAAAAGCTCATATAGCGACGACGGCAATAGCGTTCCTGGGTGCAGTTGCTGCATGGTTTGCAGCACTAAGCGATCTTATGAGCACCTTCATCATTCCCAACGCGATTATGATTGCAATCACACTTGCAGCGGCAAGTATTACCGTTTGGACCGCGAAACTAGCGGCAGACTAACCTCACACCTGCAAGGCCATCGCCGACTCTAGGCAGAAACAACAGCCTTGCATTCCCTTCACTAGGACATACCCACGCCGACTCTAGGCTGATTATGGGTATGCCTCCTCTTCACTACGTACACGCCGGCGCCGACTAGAGGCACACGTCCGTGCCGTGTACGTCACACTCACTTTCGGACGCACACAACAAAAATTCTTACCGTGTGCGTCCGGTTTGCCCCCTTTTTTTTTACTCAGTCTCTATCAAGACCTATTAAGATTATCACACCTATTAATGGTCACATTAAGATTCTCTGATGCTTCTAACCTTAGTAGATCGGTATGAGAACACTAAAACTCAGAAGTTCTAGAAGAACACAAGTAACACATCACTTCTTGAATTTGAATCGATACAACACGGCAGCAAGCGCCCCAATACCATTAAACACAAGATCAAGAGCTGTATTATAATATCCTCCTACATTTGTGGAAGGCAAGATTACCGTTGCAAAAAATTCCACGATCTCGTTAAGCGCTCCAAGGCCAAGACCCGCAGCAAAAAGAGTAAATCCCAAAGCAAATCCTTGCATCTTCTTCACATGCGGTTTGAGCACATCATACATAACAAGAGTGGCAACAAAGAATCCGATAAGATGAACGACCTGATCAAACTTAAGAATCCAAAAGGGCTCGCCGACAAGAGGTATCAAGATGAGATTATAGAGTACGTCTCCCTTGACATGAACACCTCCTCCTGCCATGTGTAAGATTGCCCAAAGAACAAGTCCCCAAATTGAGAGCTCAGAATAGTCGAGATATTTTGTAGAATGACAGATGAGCCACAAAAATGAGAGTACAACAAAAATGTAAATAATGAACTCATAATTTTTCTGAAGAATAAATGTGCTGGCAAATACGATGAGTGCAAGGACCGCAAGGAGCACAGGTTTGTGATACTTTTCATCCATGATGGTGTGTGAATGGTTGCTTACTTTAAAAAAGTATACCTCGAAAATTATATGTACTAGTGCAGGTGAGAAGCAAAACACACCCTCATGAACTACGTAAACACCTCATTATGCATGGCAGGCCCGCACACTTGTTTTGGTTGCTGCGGAAGGGACTACATTAAAGAAGAACTCAAACAAGCAATTCATAAGAACACCTTGGAGTTCAAATCTGCAAAAGATCTTGTCGCTTTTCGGGAACGATTGCCAAAGGATCAGTTACGAGCGTGTGGTGTCTGTGCAAATCTTATCTTTTCCGATGAAACAAAATCAAGAACTCTTTGTCCTCTCCACCCACAACAAACACCTGATGGGAAAGATCTGCGAGAAGGACACTGTGATATTTCATTCTCTTGTAAAGCTGCCTTTGCTTATGAGGGATGGGATGAAAAAACAAGAAAGAAATTTCTTGCGTTTCTCAGAGAACAAAATGACGATCTCATTAATTATTCAATCAAGATGGATTCAGACGAGTATTTCGAGGAGTTTCTCAAACAAGCGTAGTGTAACTTGCCACAATCTTTTTAAAAACAAGCGTTCAAAAAGACTCCATGAAAAAACACATTAAGAAGCATGTTAAAAACAATTGGTGGATCATTCTCATCATACTCATAGTTATTATCGGTGGCGCAAAACTCCTTAGCGGCATAAACACTGCTGACACGTCACAAGTGCGTTTCACATCCCTTTTTGAAAGAGCAGACCAAATAGCACAAGACGACCCTGCAAGAGGAGAAGGAAAACTAACCCTCGTTGAATTCTCAGATTATGAATGTCCTTTTTGCGCGGAGTTTTACAGACAAGTTGAAATTCGTCTTGAAGAAGATTTTCCAAATCAAATCCGTTTTGTATACAAGGACTTTCCTCTTGACACTGCGTGCAATGAGAAGCTCTCAAGACGGATACATAACAACGCATGTACTGCGGCACTAGCAGCTGAATGCGCAAAAGAACAAGGAATGTATTGGCAATATCACGACGTACTCTTTCAAAATCAGCAAAAACTTTCCGTATCTGATCTTAAAAATTATGCAAGCATCCTCGGTCTTGACATGACTCAATTCAATGAGTGTCTTGATTCTCAAAAATACTTGGAAGAGGTCAAAGAAGACATTACACAAGGACAATCTTTAGGCGTTACAGGAACTCCTGCGCTTATCATCGGCAATAAACTCATTTCAGGTCTTTACCCTTATGAAACATACAAAGCGCTTATTGAAGAAGCTCTTCAAGGTTAATCTTTTAAGTAGCGCACTTGATGCTGGTTTTGTTATCGCAGCACTACTGTACTTGTTTGTACTTGGCCGTTTTCTTCCAGAAAATCCAACTGTTTCGTGGGTGCAAGAAAACGTCGTATTCCTCTCAGTTCTCTTCATACTGGCATTTACAGGTATTGTCGCCCTCTACGCATTTGCGAAAAGAAGTATTCTGGTTAAAGAATATGGACTGCAAGTGTCTTTTTTGAGATTACTTCAAAACTCCTTCCTTGCCTTTGTTACCCTCGCAGTTCTTATAGGTGTGCTTACTTTTTTGAGCTTGACCCCTCTACTCACACTCCCTTTTAGTATTCTCGCCTTTGTTGTTCTGCTCGTAACACCTACGTTTTTACATGTGCTTCACGTAACAAATTCTTTTTCTCGATCCACAACTTTTCTTATTGAAAAATACGTGGTGGTCATTAAAAGTGCCTTTGTACTTGTTTGCACCGTTCTTGGCCTCTTCATTCCCCTCACAATTCTACAAAAACTCTTCACCTTCGTTACAGGGACGCAAGTTGGAGTAACTACGTACTATGTGTATAACACGCTTTTCACAATATACGTAATTGTTGCCTATCTTCTCATAATTCAGGTGCATAGACGATACGTACTCATGAACCGTACCAAGTTTTAAAAAGCTCTTTTTGATCGGTTTTAGTATTAAACACGAGGTGATACTCATGGGTATCCTAGATCTATTCAAAAGGAAAAAAGAACCAAAAAAAGATGCTATGAAGGCTCCTGCTAAAAAAGCAGCTAAGAAATCAACGAAAAAAGCGACGAAAACATCATCTAAGAAATCTTCAAAGAAAAGCGCAACAAAAAAGTCTTCTAAGAAAGCCTCTGCTAAAAAATCAGCAAAAAAAGCATCCAAGAAGACCTCCAGCAAAAAAGCTTCTAAAAAAGCGTCCTCAAAATCAACGAAAAAAGTCGTTAAGAATTCAAAGGAAGTCTGTGAGTTTTGTTAACGATGACCGTTGAAATTTACTCCACCCCCAGCTGTCCGTACTGTAAAGCAGCAAAAGAATACTTCAAATCAGAAGGTATTGAGTATGTTGACTATGACGTCTCAAAAGACCACAAAAAAGCTGAAGAAATGCTAGAACTCTCAGGACAAACAGGAGTTCCTGTCATCGTTATCGGAGACTACGTCATAGTCGGCTTTGACAAAGAGGCGATCACAAAGGCGCTCTTAGAAGAAAAATCCTAACTGCAGTAATGAAAGACTACGATGTTATCATTATTGGTGCAGGTCCAGCAGGACTTTCTGCCTCAATCTTTTGTGCTCGTTCTGGACTTACCACTCTTCTCATAGGTGATCCTCAAAAAGCCCCGTGGTACACTGCACAAGTAGACAATTATCCTGGTATTAATGGAGCAACCGGAAAAGAAATAGCTCTAGCAGCACTTGAGCAGGCAAAGCAGTTTGGAGCAGAGCATCTTAACGAAGAAGCAACATCTGCTCAGCAAGACAATGAGCAATTCATCATCACAACATCTCGCCTTAAGAAGTTCCGCACAAAAGCACTCATCATCACCGTAGGAATAGGACGAAAAGGATTTGGCATACCTGGAGAAAAAGAATTCAAGGGAAGAGGCGTGCATGAATGCGTACTCTGCGACGGATTTTTTTACAAAAATAAGAAAGTAGCAGTAATTGGAAGCAATAATCATGCAGCACAAGAAGCACTGCTCCTCAAGCAATTCACTCAAGACATTACCATTCTCTCTCCCAGAGAACCTCAGTTCACAAAGGAATTACAAGAGGCGCTCAAAGGAATTGAAGTAAAGCGCGTGAAGATCAAAGAGTTCAAAGGAACAAATAAACTTACAACAGTTGTTTTTGAAGATGGAGAAGAGGATTTTGATGCAGTCTTTCTAGCTCTTGGAGGAGCGAAAAGTTTTGCAACTCAGCTAGGTCTTGAACTAACAAAAGAAGGATTTATCAAAGTGGATGACGAGGGCAGAACCAATATCAAAGGGGTTTTTGCAGCAGGTGCTTGCACAGGAGCAGCCCCGCAAGCAGCAAAAAGTGCAGGTGATGCAAGCGCAGCTGCAATAGCAGCAATCAAATTCGTAAAAGGCATTGAGCGCTACGTTGATTATTAATCCGAGTTCTCTCTTTTTTTCAGGCGAATGTTTTCAGGCGAATGAGCTGGTAACGTAGTAATGTTTAAATATCTGTTACACTATCCTTTTGCATTACCATGAACCTCCCCCCTCTCTTTGCAGAACTCTATGAATTCGCGATTCTCTCCAAAGGAGCACTAACTGGTTTACAAACGGTATGCGGATCCCCCGAATCATCATCGCTCATTCTCATAGGAGGATTCATCGCATCAAAGAACTCAGAAGGTATCACCCAACCCCAACAAACTCTTGAAGAAAAAATCAAAGACAGCTGTGATTTCTCCCCTGAAAACAAGACAACCATAGCAACTAACGCAGCATTTCTTGTAGATCAAACAATGAAGGCAACAATACTCTTCGGAACTGGCTACGCCATCGGTGCAGGTATTGGCCTTGGACTCAAGTACTTACCACAACTACAACACTACTTGCAATAAGTGTGAAAGATCCAACAAAGGTTCTTCATAAATATCCTTCAAGTAATTCTTGCATAGGGGGTAGGGAAATACAATCTCCCTTTGAAATCGCATTATATTTTTCAACACTTCTATCAGGTAACGCAACATTAACAGAAGCACCTAGTGAACAGCGTTTAAGACAATACGTTGCGCGAACAGTAAAGAGGGGATCATTACGTACAAGTCTTTCAAGCTGAGCATAGCGCTCTTCTCCCCCTTCACATTGCCTACAAACGGTAATTATGTACGTCATTAGGTTTATTAAGTGCGACCTCTCTTATATGATTTATGAAATTTGCTTATGCTAAGTTTTCTGTTGATAACGCAAAATATGTTCTTTTCGGATGTCCTGA includes the following:
- the psmA gene encoding archaeal proteasome endopeptidase complex subunit alpha; this translates as MQNMNHQVMGYDRAITMFSPDGRLLQVEYAKKTVKQGSTAMGLVCSDGVLLVADKRIVDPLIVADSIEKTFQIDEHIAATASGIISDARVLIERAQVKAQQHRVTYDTPIDTLEVVKNMCDLKQLTTQSGGFRPFGVSVLVAGIDPEGEAKLFQTDPTGIFFQFKAVVIGEGEEAITEVLHKKYKPTLTIDQGLKLAIEALKEFVEEKLTSDRLDVAIIRKDDCRFTKLSNKEIDAVLK
- a CDS encoding ribosome assembly factor SBDS translates to MKDFKQKPGALGQEKISFNVARLKKGGATFEIAIDPDFAVKYHEGEEDVDVKDVLRSQHIFTDVSRGLHASEEELKRVFGTDDELKVAQIILDSGEIQFTQEYREKLREKKLNRIISLIQRNAVDPTTKLPIPRSRIENAVEQLKLKVKELEPVQRQVDDFVKKMMPLFPIRLEQIVVELSIPGTYAHQSYGILKKFGEIQKETWGQDGGLVVHLEIPAGVQNDLIDELNNLCHSEVGFKIIKEV
- a CDS encoding RNA-binding protein, with protein sequence MSELKTENRAIAVPGEILATGMDFLPSYGTYRFGENIVAKVTGLVTVDGKVIKITPLSGRYLPKRGDTIIAQVTEILASGWRLDMNSAYTAMLSMRDASSEFIDKGADLSRFFNIGDYVITKIVNVTSQKLTDVTMRGPGLRKLRGGRIFDVNTNKVPRIIGKGGSMVSMIKQATGCKILVGQNGLVWLSGEDPKMELLAQKTIKMIERDAHLSGLTDKVKEYLEKETGNTIEVKERTNGSDKEGDE
- a CDS encoding exosome complex exonuclease Rrp41; translation: MAYEKRPDGRAFDELRPIEAEVGVVPRAVGSARFKIGKTEAIAAVYGPKEMHPRSLSDPKQGVLRCNYNMMPFSGSGDRVRPGQNRRAKEISMVTENALKPVVDLSMWPGAVVDVFIEFPQTDAGSRCAGICAAAMALADAGIVMRDLVAAVSVGRVDDKIVVDLDYAEEAYPDGPVADIPLAMVNNTGEVTLLQMDGEITKDQLMQALKLGEKALKEINKAQVAALKAKYERK
- a CDS encoding exosome complex protein Rrp42 — protein: MSKELQVVSKETQESILDAISRGMRFDGRQPLEYRDVKVTYDVTRNAEGSCIVQIGDTKVIAGVKMEVMKPYADAPDKGSLMVNVELLPLSSPSFERGPPSMDAIEYARVTDRAIRESGCIDFKELCIEEGEAAWMIIVDVCTLNDAGNLLDAIGLAAIGAIKNAKFPELVDGQPDYKNRTDKPIPLKHIPISSTIYKVGDQLIADPTEYEMPGISGRLTVGVLESGELCSMQKGGEAVFTLDEIEQAIDFIIKQSEKLRKAL
- a CDS encoding DNA-directed RNA polymerase subunit K, which encodes MSLTRFEKARLIGARALQISMGAPYKIDISKEDLEAIKYNPIEIAKKELEAGVLPLKVVRK
- a CDS encoding DUF357 domain-containing protein is translated as MRSARLIFFKFFCDFFVHAKKRRHTDVISDQCSRVSFINLYENVECKLSNNMINNTITKELLDKYFSLTGEALQKVKDSEKDVERINEAMDFLDLAQRYYADAHHFFTNGEWVLAYGALYYAHAMLDAGARLGLFKVADSRLFIVDD
- a CDS encoding DUF2238 domain-containing protein, whose amino-acid sequence is MDEKYHKPVLLAVLALIVFASTFILQKNYEFIIYIFVVLSFLWLICHSTKYLDYSELSIWGLVLWAILHMAGGGVHVKGDVLYNLILIPLVGEPFWILKFDQVVHLIGFFVATLVMYDVLKPHVKKMQGFALGFTLFAAGLGLGALNEIVEFFATVILPSTNVGGYYNTALDLVFNGIGALAAVLYRFKFKK
- a CDS encoding NrdH-redoxin, whose amino-acid sequence is MTVEIYSTPSCPYCKAAKEYFKSEGIEYVDYDVSKDHKKAEEMLELSGQTGVPVIVIGDYVIVGFDKEAITKALLEEKS
- a CDS encoding NAD(P)/FAD-dependent oxidoreductase; translation: MKDYDVIIIGAGPAGLSASIFCARSGLTTLLIGDPQKAPWYTAQVDNYPGINGATGKEIALAALEQAKQFGAEHLNEEATSAQQDNEQFIITTSRLKKFRTKALIITVGIGRKGFGIPGEKEFKGRGVHECVLCDGFFYKNKKVAVIGSNNHAAQEALLLKQFTQDITILSPREPQFTKELQEALKGIEVKRVKIKEFKGTNKLTTVVFEDGEEDFDAVFLALGGAKSFATQLGLELTKEGFIKVDDEGRTNIKGVFAAGACTGAAPQAAKSAGDASAAAIAAIKFVKGIERYVDY
- a CDS encoding (2Fe-2S) ferredoxin domain-containing protein; this encodes MTYIITVCRQCEGGEERYAQLERLVRNDPLFTVRATYCLKRCSLGASVNVALPDRSVEKYNAISKGDCISLPPMQELLEGYL